The following nucleotide sequence is from Juglans microcarpa x Juglans regia isolate MS1-56 chromosome 6D, Jm3101_v1.0, whole genome shotgun sequence.
taaccGTGCATTGGATACAGAGGGTCTCATTAGGTAAATTTACTAGAGTTTCATAATGTGTGTAATGCGACGATTGCATATACTAGAGAATCTGTCAATGCTGAATAGGGTCTCGAGGCATAAAAATGAGCACGTTTAGAATAGTTAGGATGAACAAGGAGCAGATGAGTAGTAACTTCAGCAAACGTTGGAGTGGAAGCAATGTGTTGTCGGCAGTAATACTGTTagtaaaaaagattaaaatgcatagcgtttatttttgttattgtgtttttcttttgcttatgTATATCTGCTTCTATTTTAAAGAGTTGAAGAAATCTGGTTTGCTTTTCATTGTGTTCGTTGATCCACTCTGAAACCTGCATCTTATATGAAGTTGTTTATTCTTCTATTTAATGCATTCCTTTTGTTTGCTTGATTTCAGATGGCACAGATGCCACTTCACGTTTCTGCTGGTTATAACAAGGCTAAGATAGTCAAATTTCTTCTTGATCGACAAAGGGCAGATCATAAGGTTGAGTTGGAAGCCAAGAACATGGTAagtattaatataattggtttttcttttggaaaaagTGTGTACATTACAATGATGCTTGGGATTTATTAAGCCTATGCTCACGACTTATTGATCTTGTTATTGATTCCTGAGTGTCAAATTGCTGTGCTTTGCAGTATGGAGAAACTCCTTTGCACATGGCAACAAAGAATGGATGCAATGATGTTGCACAGTTGCTTTGGTCATGGTGCCATTATTGAAGCCAAAGCAAATTTGCTTTTTCTTATTACCTTATGATCCATTTTTGAAAAGTTCAAATTAAAAGTGGGATTTAGATTTCTGATGGTAAACTCAATTTTGTGCTGTCTTATTAATGCAGAATGGAATTACACTATTAAATCTTGCTGTTTGGTACTCACTTCGAGCTGAAGATTGCTCGACTGCCAATACATTGCTCGAGTACAATGTTGACTATAGGGCTAAGGATAATGTACAGTGGATTGCAATTGTTTGAGGGGGATTTCCCGATGGTTAAAAGAACACCAAAAAGACCGGAaactttactttcttttttatcccGGTAACTTTCCAGGCAACCAAACAGATCAGTTTCGTGTAGGCTCGAGAAAGAAAGTATCCATGGAAGAACAGAGTAAACTGAAAGTGTGGTGGAGGTGAGAAATggggaaaagaggaaaaaaaaatagaaaggttTGGGATTGGCAAATGGTTGTGACGCTCATGGAGTGGCAATCGACAAAGGAGAGATTGACGAAGGGGATCTGGTATTGGTAGTCTTTTTCTCttcgttttctttctttgtttctacttttcttttaaaataactcTAACAACAGCAGTTCCACGTGAGCTTCATCCGCCACCCGCTTGCACCTAGAagaattgtaataattttgacATTCATGGACGTTTGCACAATTAGCTTATACAGTAATTTGGAGGACGAAGCCAAGTGAGCCATAAAATCCAAGGAAAAAAAGTGTTAAGAATACCATTAttaatcaaataatttcatccaAAACTATATTCTTGGCATGCAACCTAGAAAATATTAAGCATCCTGGCATTACTGCTTTCTTGTTTGAGCAGCAACCGATGCCAGAAGCTTTATTAATTCTGTGACAAAGATCTACATATTTACAACTTGAATTAAACAGAAAGACATTTCTCTAATCTTTCAGCATCTGACGAAGATACTTGGAACTATCTTTGTATATACATCGAATGAGACTTACAAATGTCTCTCTACAACTGCATGCAAAAATTTAATCGGCAGCACTCACCAACACTATTTTCCAAACTTACAAATATACTCAAACCATTTTGTTGTCACTTCTTCTCATAATCCATTACTGTATTTCGGAGTTTCCCGTATCCTGTTTCTTTTTAAAGCCACAGTCC
It contains:
- the LOC121234187 gene encoding serine/threonine-protein kinase TNNI3K-like isoform X2; the encoded protein is MATLRQPVSYQPMAQMPLHVSAGYNKAKIVKFLLDRQRADHKVELEAKNMYGETPLHMATKNGCNDVAQLLWSWCHY
- the LOC121234187 gene encoding uncharacterized protein LOC121234187 isoform X1, which translates into the protein MATLRQPVSYQPMAQMPLHVSAGYNKAKIVKFLLDRQRADHKVELEAKNMNGITLLNLAVWYSLRAEDCSTANTLLEYNVDYRAKDNVQWIAIV